The proteins below come from a single Danio aesculapii chromosome 23, fDanAes4.1, whole genome shotgun sequence genomic window:
- the LOC130217613 gene encoding zinc finger and BTB domain-containing protein 39 codes for MRIRLQGTGHAGRLLSELNRCRLSRLLCDIILQVGGRSFPAHRAVLACSCTHFNSLFSRCSSSQGAIPTTFSVDFVSASNFEKVLTFIYTGEIFTDLIDVGVLYELAERLGVRELVNACHATFPDLQSSSSGNTAGDGDLENDMVSTNAVAASVCSSSAASCSSLSSSAAPTPVTPSPVSQVRNGRLNRSHLAAQSPKNEDLQVHLGYSQQEINKPSPSDSNRSADALPGLTLQLKQEDEEEDDEENGGSNSVDQVVINGSKPTFGAQETCSVPDSSAQVVGETCAPSSSSTDPLDSLQLSAVAGPIKESDFFEEDDTRKRSSVQEEQTESGDQWRALSEDIIELSDEEEHFIVEEEDDEDLMCIENCENGASLGQMSPSLPCKTCGMLLPAENGIIRTHAETHLSDSGSCQVCGTSFSDRAAGVAHALTHVGILLFSCDVCEHQFRTEMALIHHRRQSAAKSVPQNPEQMNGATQRQGGELQCAVCAKSIANDFKAVRDHVQSHACLRTLRCGVCQLSQPSRCALLWHTLTHLLPIYTCPQCSSPFLESSQLDRHLSLHAEEEEASMKQVDGSPETSGEGQTELRCFLCPQTFRSEAAFHYHLSVHSNELQGGQVWPGKRKADQLLEYSSSSSSPLEPSGSSKGGFNVGFNLQDKITPSGHFPTGLVLNGNSVGVAGLREKLYRCRYCGKHFAHSGEFTYHLRIHTGEKPYQCKVCLRFFRGRSTMICHLKTHSGALMYRCTVCGLFFSTLKMVSSHMEVHKDQLPADFNIEETFMYNDHSKDPVPNLDT; via the exons ATGCGGATCAGGCTGCAGGGCACCGGACATGCGGGGCGTCTCCTCTCCGAGCTCAACCGCTGCCGCCTGTCTCGCCTCCTCTGTGACATCATCCTTCAGGTCGGGGGGCGCTCTTTTCCGGCTCATCGCGCAGTCTTAGCATGTTCCTGCACGCACTTCAACAGCCTCTTCTCCAGATGCTCCAGCAGCCAGGGTGCTATTCCAACCACCTTCTCTGTGGATTTTGTCTCGGCCTCCAATTTCGAGAAGGTGCTGACGTTTATTTACACAGGGGAGATTTTCACAGACTTGATCGATGTAGGTGTGTTGTATGAGTTGGCGGAAAGGCTCGGCGTGAGGGAGTTGGTGAACGCTTGCCACGCCACCTTTCCTGACCTACAAAGCTCCAGCTCCGGAAACACCGCAGGCGATGGAGACTTGGAGAATGATATGGTGTCCACCAATGCTGTGGCTGCATCTGTTTGCTCGTCTTCCGCAGCATCCTGCTCTTCCCTATCATCTTCAGCCGCTCCAACACCTGTAACTCCATCTCCAGTTTCCCAGGTCAGAAACGGCAGGTTGAATCGCTCCCATCTGGCTGCTCAATCACCGAAAAACGAAGACTTGCAGGTACATTTGGGTTACAGCCAACAGGAAATCAACAAGCCAAGCCCGTCAGATAGTAACCGTTCTGCAGACGCTCTTCCAGGCCTCACTTTGCAGCTCAAGCAAGAGGATGAAGAAGAAGACGATGAAGAAAATGGAGGAAGTAACTCAGTTGACCAGGTTGTCATTAATGGTAGCAAACCAACATTCGGAGCTCAGGAAACTTGTTCAGTTCCTGATTCTTCAGCCCAGGTTGTTGGAGAAACCTGCGCTCCTTCATCATCCTCCACTGACCCGTTGGATAGTTTGCAACTTAGTGCTGTTGCAGGACCAATCAAAGAGTCAGATTTTTTTGAGGAAGATGACACTAGGAAGAGGTCAAGTGTCCAGGAGGAGCAGACTGAAAGTGGTGATCAATGGCGAGCTCTTTCTGAGGACATCATTGAGCTGAGTGATGAAGAGGAACACTTTATAGTGGAGGAAGAGGACGACGAGGACTTGATGTGTATTGAGAACTGTGAAAATGGTGCATCTCTTGGGCAGATGTCTCCATCATTGCCTTGCAAAACATGTGGGATGCTGCTTCCTGCAGAAAATGGCATCATTCGGACTCACGCGGAAACGCACCTCTCAGATTCGGGTTCTTGTCAGGTGTGTGGCACCTCCTTCTCAGACCGTGCCGCTGGCGTCGCACATGCACTCACGCATGTGGGCATCTTGCTCTTCTCGTGTGACGTTTGCGAGCACCAGTTTAGGACTGAGATGGCGCTGATTCACCACAGACGTCAGTCAGCAGCCAAAAGTGTCCCGCAAAACCCAGAGCAGATGAATGGAGCCACCCAAAGGCAAGGAGGGGAACTGCAGTGCGCCGTCTGTGCTAAATCCATCGCCAATGACTTTAAG GCTGTCAGAGACCACGTCCAAAGCCACGCATGCTTGAGGACATTGCGCTGTGGAGTGTGCCAGCTCTCTCAGCCCTCACGGTGCGCCCTCCTgtggcacacactcacacacctcttacctaTTTACACCTGTCCACAATGCTCCAGCCCCTTCCTAGAGAGCTCTCAGCTGGACAGACACCTGTCTCTACATGCAGAGGAAGAAGAAGCTTCAATGAAACAAGTCGACGGCAGTCCGGAGACCAGCGGAGAAGGCCAGACCGAGCTGCGCTGCTTTCTGTGCCCACAAACCTTCCGCTCCGAGGCGGCGTTTCATTACCATCTCAGCGTGCATTCAAACGAGCTCCAGGGCGGTCAGGTATGGCCAGGAAAACGCAAGGCAGACCAGCTTCTTGAATACTCCTCGTCCTCCAGTTCTCCTTTAGAGCCGAGCGGTTCCAGTAAAGGAGGTTTTAATGTAGGTTTCAACCTACAGGACAAAATAACTCCCAGTGGACATTTCCCAACCGGACTTGTTTTAAATGGCAATTCCGTCGGAGTCGCAGGGCTTAGGGAAAAATTATATCGTTGTCGTTATTGCGGTAAACATTTCGCACACTCGGGCGAGTTTACCTATCATCTACGAATTCATACAGGTGAGAAACCGTATCAGTGCAAAGTATGTCTACGGTTTTTCCGTGGTCGTTCCACCATGATCTGCCACCTGAAGACGCACTCTGGCGCGCTCATGTACCGCTGCACCGTCTGCGGGCTGTTTTTCTCCACACTCAAGATGGTTTCTTCGCACATGGAGGTCCATAAAGACCAGCTGCCGGCCGATTTTAATATTGAGGAGACCTTTATGTATAACGACCACTCTAAAGACCCCGTTCCAAATCTGGACACCTGA
- the gpr182 gene encoding G-protein coupled receptor 182 produces MTHDIHNSSFDFYNGTPWFVYDCTIHLDADGRRIALFLLYLGLFMVGLAENSIVVWVNWKRRHSANGVLFCIINVSLSDLMVIFTMPFFMLEVTMDKVWLWGRFLCKVTHLVYVINFYSSSFFLAFMTLERYLSLTRPNTLACFPQQHKRRWLLCAGIWLLSLLLALLENVHVDLLEWDEPGCYMVPEQYHTEWFLSVSFLCLIFQFLAPASVIITCNFLIARAVRTAPEVQNRRDVWLVHVYSLVFVVCWLPYHLVLFLLTVDDMDPHLFSCNTVGVLYYSFSLVQCLSLFHCIANPILYNFLSQSFRNNLINAVISRISLSPASAPANAEADNKGTTAVKERKLSNASTSHSDIGA; encoded by the coding sequence aTGACGCATGATATTCACAACTCATCTTTCGACTTCTACAATGGCACACCATGGTTCGTCTACGACTGCACCATTCACTTAGATGCGGATGGCCGGCGAATTGCTCTTTTCCTTCTTTACCTAGGCCTGTTCATGGTGGGATTGGCAGAGAACAGCATTGTAGTGTGGGTAAACTGGAAAAGGCGGCATTCAGCGAATGGGGTGTTGTTCTGCATCATCAACGTAAGCTTGTCTGATTTGATGGTAATCTTCACCATGCCGTTCTTCATGCTGGAGGTGACCATGGACAAGGTCTGGCTGTGGGGACGCTTCCTTTGCAAGGTCACACACCTTGTATACGTTATCAACTTCTACAGTAGCTCCTTCTTCCTGGCCTTCATGACCCTGGAGAGATACTTGTCCCTGACAAGGCCCAACACTCTTGCCTGCTTCCCACAGCAGCACAAACGTCGCTGGTTGCTCTGCGCCGGGATCTGGCTCTTATCTCTCTTGCTGGCCTTGCTAGAGAACGTCCATGTTGACCTGTTGGAGTGGGATGAACCGGGTTGCTACATGGTTCCTGAACAGTACCACACAGAATGGTTTCTGTCCGTTTCCTTCCTATGCCTGATTTTCCAGTTTCTGGCTCCAGCATCTGTCATTATAACCTGCAACTTCTTGATCGCCAGAGCCGTGCGCACAGCACCAGAGGTCCAGAATCGTCGGGATGTCTGGTTGGTACATGTGTACTCGCTGGTCTTTGTGGTCTGCTGGCTACCCTACCATTTGGTGTTGTTCTTGTTGACAGTGGACGACATGGACCCACACCTGTTCTCCTGCAATACGGTTGGGGTGCTGTACTATTCGTTTAGCCTTGTGCAATGCTTGTCGCTCTTTCATTGCATCGCCAACCCAATCCTCTACAACTTCCTCAGCCAGAGCTTCCGcaacaatttaataaatgcagTGATCAGCCGCATCTCTTTATCTCCTGCCAGCGCACCTGCGAATGCAGAAGCCGACAACAAAGGGACAACAGCAGTAAAAGAGAGAAAGCTCAGTAACGCCAGCACAAGTCACTCTGACATTGGCGCATGA